The genomic segment AGTGGAGGCTCTGCAGGAagaaggggagtggggaggggcccctgggGCACAAAGAGGTGGTAGGGGCATGGCCAGGTCCCCAGCACCTGGCCCCTTCTCAATGTGGACCTCATATGGTTGACTAAATTGCAAAGCTGGTGCTGCTCCTGGCCCGTCAGTGGCAAAGGAAAGACGGCTGGTGACCCCAACATCAGGTCAGCCAAGGCCCTGTGTAAGTTTGACTGATGACTCAGAAGCTCACGAAGGCCAAAGCCCTGTGGAAGTGGGACACCAACTCCAAGCTCCGCCACTTGCTCAGGGGAGGTGCGGGGAAGGAGAGACGATGCCAGCCTAGGGGCAAGGCATCCCTTGCTCCTGCAGGACGTGAGACAAGCAAGTATCTCTGGAGGAAGCAAAGGGACAATCTTGTCAAGTTGTGGATTCCTCAGCTTCACCCCCACTTGCTCTCGCCACCTTGTAGCCCCTGTCTGCACAGCAAGTCAAATGGGAGAGGTAGCACTGGGCCATGAGGGAGCTGAGTCTGTGCCTCAGGCCGGCCAGGCAGTCGGTGAAGGCCTGTTGGACGGCAGTGGAGGAGAAGTAGAAGATGGCGGGGTCCATGGAGGCATTGAGGGTGGTGAGGAGAAGAGCGTACACCCTCCAGCGGGGGCTCTCGTTCTGGACAAAGCCCACCACGTGGGACAGGTTGTACGGGGCGAAGCAGATTATGAAGTTCAACAAGGTGGTCACGGCCAGGCCCACGGCCCGCTGCTTCCTCTGGGCCGGGATGTTGGGCAAGGCCACCAGGATGCGGACGAAGTTGACGTAGCAGAAAAGGGTGATGGTGAAGGGGAGGCAGAAGAGGACAATGAAGAACTCCAGACGGAcagggaggaggatctggagctgTGCAGGGGAGAAATGCTCATAGCAGAGGGACGCGTTGTTGGAGGGCGCGGTCCCATTGGAGCTCAGGACCTCGTACTGGACAATGTAGACAAAGCTACAGTGGCAGAAAGCCACCACCCAGAAGaccagggaggcagcagtggcataGGCTGGTCGGCGGCAGAGCTTGTACTTGATAGGAAAGGCCACCCCCAAATAGCGCTCAACGCTGACGGCCATGAGGGAGAGGGAGCTGATGTAGATGCTACTGTAGTAGGTGAAGCTGGTGAATGGGCAGAGGAAGTAGGGCAAGTTCCACACCATGCCTGAGGCGGCCTCCACCATCTtgaagggaaggaagagaaggagcAAGAGGTCGGAGACGGTGAGGTTGAGGAGAAGGATGTCGACCGGGGTGGGTTTCTGACGAACCTTCACCAGGAAGGTGTAGAAGGCCAGGAGGTTGGACGGGAGGCCAGTCAGGAAGGTGAAGATGTAGACGGTGAGAACGAGGGGGGTGTAAATGTTGGAGCTCATCTTCTTGGCTCCTACAAAGCAGAATGAGCTCGTCAGCAACGGAAGGAACCCAGGGGTCCTGGTACCCAGTCTCCCTGCTCCGAATCTCTTGAtctcactcccctcccatcaTTTGGtctagaactcaggagtcctgtcCCCTAGTCCTCTGCTGCTCTAACCCCCAGATCTCTCTCCCTGTATGGCACACTGCCCTCCAAAGCAGCTCCTGGGACCCCACACTCAATAACAGGACATAAGTATGCTCTTTTAATGGGCATGTTTTCTGTGACCCCCGCTGTCTGGTCCAAAACCATGCCTCGGTCGTAGCTATGAAGTGATAAGACttttgcagctgctcaggagagattcagatgctgcccagctgataagggCAATACCCAGGGCTGGGTTCTGTTTCTActtgtgctgcatattcacacatacctcagtgcacataaaaaattattctgcatacAAGCAGGA from the Carettochelys insculpta isolate YL-2023 chromosome 30, ASM3395843v1, whole genome shotgun sequence genome contains:
- the LOC142003807 gene encoding free fatty acid receptor 2-like, which translates into the protein MSSNIYTPLVLTVYIFTFLTGLPSNLLAFYTFLVKVRQKPTPVDILLLNLTVSDLLLLLFLPFKMVEAASGMVWNLPYFLCPFTSFTYYSSIYISSLSLMAVSVERYLGVAFPIKYKLCRRPAYATAASLVFWVVAFCHCSFVYIVQYEVLSSNGTAPSNNASLCYEHFSPAQLQILLPVRLEFFIVLFCLPFTITLFCYVNFVRILVALPNIPAQRKQRAVGLAVTTLLNFIICFAPYNLSHVVGFVQNESPRWRVYALLLTTLNASMDPAIFYFSSTAVQQAFTDCLAGLRHRLSSLMAQCYLSHLTCCADRGYKVARASGGEAEESTT